The Rhododendron vialii isolate Sample 1 chromosome 8a, ASM3025357v1 genome has a window encoding:
- the LOC131298411 gene encoding monothiol glutaredoxin-S7, chloroplastic yields MTSFALSSSLSSSSIKPSLVSVRATTPSLLRFPPPSLSSSTPLRCSVASSRIGPVRCVSALTPELKTTLDKVVTSHKVVLFMKGNKDFPQCGFSHTVVQILKSLNVPFETVNILENDMVRQGLKDYSNWPTFPQLYIDGEFFGGCDIAVEAYKNGQLQELLEKALCS; encoded by the exons ATGACGTCGTTTGCTTTGTCTTCTTCACTGTCCTCCTCCTCCATAAAGCCCTCGTTGGTTTCCGTTAGGGCTACGACCCCCTCCCTCCTCCGTTTTCCCCCTCCTTCTCTTTCCTCCTCCACCCCTCTTCGCTGTAGCGTTGCTTCCTCAAGAATCGGCCCCGTTCGATGCGTATCTG CATTAACTCCTGAGTTGAAGACCACTCTGGATAAAGTTGTTACATCACACAAGGTGGTTCTTTTCATGAAGGGGAATAAGGATTTTCCACAATGTGGTTTCTCTCACACTGTTGTCCAGATATTGAAGTCTCTCAATGTACCTTTTGAAACAGTAAACATACTAGAAAATGACATGGTGCGTCAGGGACTTAAGGACTATTCGAACTGGCCAACCTTTCCTCAACTCTACATTGATGGGGAGTTCTTTGGTGGGTGTGACATTGCTGTAG AGGCATATAAGAATGGGCAGCTGCAGGAACTGTTGGAGAAGGCACTTTGCTCTTGA